The following proteins are encoded in a genomic region of Coffea eugenioides isolate CCC68of chromosome 6, Ceug_1.0, whole genome shotgun sequence:
- the LOC113776281 gene encoding receptor-like protein EIX2: MEHHLLCASSSLLLLFLFSSIPVTSQFTFGSSKQAHNYANVSCIENERQALLLFKHGLIDESNRLSSWIGEACCSWEGVGCHKITGSVLKLDLRNMVPLYSDEDYHCTNCLGGQLTPSLVNLTDLQYLDLSVNNFSTFQVPAFLGLLKNLRYLNLSNAGFDGEIPYHLGNLSHLRYLDLRWNWLRTKDLGWVAGLSSLEGLVLSNVNLTAARDGLQSINMLPSLTMLDLDSCGLFIHPHLSHVNFTSLAFLDLSGNNFSNYTAPPWLCNLTGLHDLHLGRNNLSDPIHGLFDQMTSLVHLDLSSNRFDASMLKSLCNASSLTYLDLMANNLQGSIPSEIGQLSKLTILLLHFNKLNGTIPTDLWQLTKLQDFDVGDNSLAGVLSEDHFAKLGELKSLDLTGNSLALNVSSSWVPPFQLHEIWMGSIIVGPRFPAWLRTQKEVWVLDMRNASISDAIPSWFRVLCHNITSLDLSSNSLTGNPLEFKQLKHRPSRYRYRDISLSSNKLDGSLKSFPLDISVLDLSHNFLTGHIPQLEVGQTSVVHTLLLNDNRFIGTIPEGLCKLENLSELDLSNNLLSGRVPLCLGNLQDLLYLNLANNSLSGQIPSSLGNLWRLLSLHLNGNKFVGKLPASMQHLRNLTALDIGDNGLTDIIPAWIGERLSNLIFLRFQSNNFHGPISDTLCQLSYLRGYMDMAALIHKKGLKTLREEENLSIT, translated from the exons ATGGAGCATCATCTTCTTTGTGCTTCTTCATCTTTACTACTACTCTTCTTATTCAGTTCTATTCCTGTAACCAGCCAATTCACTTTTGGAAGCAGCAAACAAGCTCATAATTATGCGAATGTCTCGTGTATTGAGAATGAACGACAAGCTCTTCTTTTATTCAAGCATGGGTTGATAGATGAATCAAATCGTCTATCTTCTTGGATTGGAGAAGCTTGTTGTTCATGGGAAGGAGTTGGTTGCCACAAAATCACCGGCAGTGTTTTGAAACTTGATCTTCGCAATATGGTGCCACTCTATTCTGATGAGGATTATCACTGCACAAATTGCTTGGGAGGCCAATTAACTCCATCtttggtcaatttgaccgaTTTGCAATACTTGGATTTGAGTGTGAATAATTTTTCAACATTCCAAGTTCCCGCATTCCTTGGATTGTTGAAAAACTTGAGATACCTCAATCTCTCAAATGCTGGATTTGATGGTGAAATTCCCTACCATTTAGGAAACCTCTCACATTTACGGTATTTGGATCTTAGGTGGAATTGGTTGAGGACTAAGGATCTCGGATGGGTTGCTGGGCTCTCTTCTCTAGAAGGCCTAGTCCTGTCCAATGTGAACCTTACAGCCGCTCGAGATGGGTTACAGTCCATTAACATGCTACCTTCACTAACAATGCTAGACTTGGATAGTTGTGGTCTTTTCATCCATCCTCATCTTTCACATGTCAATTTCACATCTCTTGCTTTCCTTGATCTCAGTGGAAATAATTTCAGCAACTACACGGCCCCTCCTTGGCTCTGTAATCTTACTGGCCTCCATGATCTTCATCTTGGTCGTAATAATCTTTCTGATCCAATTCATGGTCTGTTTGATCAAATGACCTCTCTAGTTCATCTAGATCTATCTTCAAACCGCTTTGATGCTTCAATGTTGAAATCACTTTGTAATGCAAGCAGTCTTACTTATTTGGATCTGATGGCTAATAATTTGCAAGGGTCAATACCAAGTGAAATAGGCCAGCTTTCAAAATTAACAATCCTATTATTGCACTTTAATAAATTAAATGGTACCATACCGACCGATCTTTGGCAGCTGACGAAGCTACAAGATTTTGACGTTGGTGACAATTCATTAGCTGGGGTCCTATCTGAAGACCATTTTGCAAAACTCGGAGAGCTGAAGTCACTGGACCTAACTGGAAACTCACTCGCTCTGAACGTGAGCTCCTCGTGGGTTCCTCCTTTTCAACTCCATGAAATTTGGATGGGATCCATCATTGTGGGACCCAGGTTCCCAGCTTGGCTTCGGACGCAGAAGGAGGTTTGGGTGTTAGACATGCGGAACGCGAGCATTTCAGATGCCATACCCAGCTGGTTTCGAGTGCTTTGTCATAATATTACGTCATTAGATCTCTCCAGCAACAGCCTAACTGGAAATCCTTTGGAATTCAAACAATTGAAGCATAGACCAAGTCGTTATCGTTATCGAGATATATCTCTAAGCTCCAACAAATTGGACGGATCTCTCAAATCGTTTCCGTTGGATATTTCAGTTTTAGATCTTTCACACAATTTTCTTACTGGACATATTCCGCAGCTTGAAGTTGGTCAAACTTCGGTTGTACATACTCTCTTACTAAATGATAACCGTTTCATAGGTACCATCCCGGAAGGCTTGTGCAAGTTGGAAAATTTATCAGAATTGGATCTATCCAACAATCTTCTGTCCGGAAGAGTTCCTCTGTGTCTAGGAAACTTGCAAGACCTGCTGTACCTAAACTTGGCAAATAACAGTCTATCCGGTCAAATTCCGAGTTCACTGGGTAACTTGTGGCGACTTCTTTCTCTGCATTTGAATGGAAATAAATTCGTTGGAAAGCTCCCTGCCTCAATGCAGCATCTGAGAAATTTGACAGCTCTTGATATCGGTGACAATGGACTGACGGATATTATACCAGCTTGGATTGGGGAAAGgttgtcaaatttaatttttctaagaTTTCAGTCAAATAACTTCCATGGACCTATTTCTGATACACTCTGCCAACTCTCATATCTTCGA GGCTACATGGACATGGCCGCGTTGATTCACAAGAAAGGCTTGAAGACATTAAGGGAGGAAGAGAACTTGAGTATTACCTAA